The Candidatus Uhrbacteria bacterium DNA window GGTGTCGGAGAATGCGATGACTTGATCGTTTGGCGACCAACTTGGGATCACCTTGTCCGCGTTATCGCCAAGAGCAGCGATGGCACGCGTGTTTGAGCCGTCTGTTTTCGTGATGACGAGGGCGCGGTTACTCGGATCGATCCCTATGCTTTTCGCAAGAATTTCGTCCCCTCTTGGTGCGAAGGAAAAATCTTCCCAGTGGCGCGGTAAGGACACTTGTTTGCCAGCAGAAAAGTCATAAACAACATTAGATCCGTCGGGGAATTCAAGCACCGCTGATGATCCTTTGGCGTTCCACGTCACGTTCTCGACGTTTGCAAACTTTTTGTCAGAGATTCTCTCTACATCTCCCCCTGTGCTAATCCGATAGAATCGCCCGTCTGCTTTATCGTAGTATTGCATGCCATTGCCGTCTTGGCTCAACGTGGGCGCCGTGACGCGCGCGCTTGTGAGAGCTTGCGTCTGCGTGACGCCCCCTTCTGCAACGGGTTTCGCGCCCGGAAGAGTTTGCGCGCGCGGAATTTCCGCCGTTCCTTCCGGAGAGGCTGTTCCTGGGGGAGCGCCGAGGCCTGCAGCAGGAAGCCCCGTCTCTTCACGCGTTGTCTCCGCGGGAGGGATTGCCTCGGGCACGCGTGCCTGCGGGGTTTTGAAAAACACCAAGTAGATAGCCGCGCCCATGGCAGCGATGAGAACAATGAACCCGAGGATAAGCAGGACCTGCCGAAGACGTGGGGACATAGTTATGTTTCAATCTCTGGGAGAAAATTTGGCATGAGAGCGCGGAACATCGGGCGCATTTCCGGGAACGAGGTATAGGCGTCCAAAGGGTTGAATGCGGCCCACATCACAAAGGCGATGGAGGGGAGGACCACAAAGAAAAGAAACGCAAGAAGCAGGAAGCCCATAGCGAAGGTGCTCTTTTCAATCAAGTTCATCTTGACGGTGATGGATTTTAGAAAAGGATTTTTACTTTTTGTTATGGTCCGCCAAAACTCAAGAGATCTCCATGCCATCCATGTTGCTCCTGCAACGACGCTGCCAAGAATCGTCTCGGCGGTTATGAGAGCCGTACCCAGAAGTGCGCGCTGTTCGTTTCGCACAAACGGCCGTTTAAGATCTTCTTGTTTTTCTTCTTCCTGTGCCGCATCCTCCGACGCCGACCCCGCCGCAATATTTCCTGCCTCTGCCTCTCGCGCTCGGGCAATTTGTGAGGCGCGTTCTGCCTCAAGCGTCAGCGCAGCTGCCATGACTGCATCCTCGTCTGCTTGATCTATTGTTGCCGGCCGTGGGATTGCCTCTGTACGCCCAAAAGAAAGGGGCGCAGCTTTTCCCCCTTCGAATTGCAGCCAACGTTCGTGCTCCACGGCAATGTCGGCCATAGGCCAACATTATATCACGCGCGCGTTCTCGACGACGAGGATATTTCCTTTGAGGCTTACGCGAAGTTTTTTTGGCTTTTTTTGCAGAATCCTGTCCGCAATGAGCGGCTCGACTTCCGTCTCGATAATATGGCGGAGCGCGCGCGCACCGCCGGTCTCGCGCATAGCATGCAGGGCGAGCCAGGGCGCGACGGCTTTGCCGATCTGGATAGCAACACCCCGCTCTTCCAGTCGAGAGGCGAGTTCCGCAAAATGCTGCTCCGCAATATCCTCAAGATGCTTTGTTTCAAGAGGACGGAACAAGAGCGTATGATCGATACGGTTTAAGAGTTCCGGACGCAGAAGATTCTCCAAATCTGTCCGGACATCTTTCATCTCCGGTAGATGTTCCTGCTTGTCTCCAAACCCGAGTTTTGCCCCAGCCCATCGAGCCGAGCCTATATTGGATGTGAGAACGATGATGGTGTTGCGGAAATTGATCTTGCGACCGGTGGCATCATGCAGTTCTCCTTGATCCAAAATTTGGAGCAGAATATTTTGTACGTCGCGGTGCGCTTTCTCGATCTCGTCGAACAGCACAACCGCGTAGGGACGTGCTTTCACTTGGTCGGTGAGTTTTGCTGCCTCGCGGTACCCGACATATCCGGCGGGAGCCCCAATCAGTTTAGAGAGGGAAAAGCTTTCACTGAATTCGCTCATGTCGAGCACGACGAGAGATCGTTTGTCTTCAAAGAGGTACGTGGCAAGCTGGCGCGCGGTTTCGGTTTTCCCCACGCCTGACGGTCCCACGAAAAGGAAGGATGCCAAGGGGCGGTTGTGGTTGTTGATGCCTGTTTTTGCCCGCAGGATGGCCTTCGCGACTTCATCTGTTGCGTGGCTTTGCCCCACAATCTGCCGGCGCAAATGCGGTCCGAGTTGCATCGTACGCTCGCGCTCTTCAGCGACGAGTTCCTGTGCAGGAATGCCTGTGGCGCGGCTGATGACTTCCGCAACTTCTTCCACATCGACGACGAACAGGCGGGGTTCCTCTGGAGCTACCCCCTCCCAATTCTCGATTTCTTTTTTAAGCGCCTGCTCTTTTGTGCGGAGCTGGATAGCCTCCTCAAGCCGTTCGTGTTCGATAGCCTCGCGTTTTTTTGCGATGATCTGCGCCATAGCCTCTTCTTTCTCACGGAGCTTTCTCCCTTCGGGTACCGGCTGTGCCGAGCGGACGCGCAACATTGCGGCAGCCTCATCCAACAAGTCGATCGCTTTATCCGGCAAGAAACGGTCGTGCAGATAGCGCGTGCTTAACCGGATGGCTGCAGAGAGGGCCGCGGGCGTAATACGCACGTGGTGGTATTTCTCGTAAGCGGGCATGAGCCCTTCGAGCATAGTGAGGGCGACGGAAGCGGTAGGCTCAAGAATCTGCACGGGTTGGAATCGGCGTTCCAGTGCCGCATCGGTTTCAAAATGTTTTTTGTACTCTGCCGGCGTTGTGGCGCCGATACAGCGAATCTCTCCGCGCGCGAGCGCAGGCTTCAGAAGATGTGCCGCATCCAGGGACCCGGAGGCAGACCCTGCGCCGATGATGGTGTGGATTTCGTCAATGAAAAGAATGAGATCGGGATGTTCACGCGCCTCCTCGATGATTTGCTTCATGCGTCCCTCGAACTCGCCGCGGTAGACCGTGCCCGCAACGATGCTAGGTAAGTCTAAAAGGAGGATGCGTTTCTTGAAAAGGGGGGCCGGCACGTCTCCGCTAGCAATACGTTTTGCAAGTCCTTCCACGACTGCGGTCTTTCCCACACCCGGCTCGCCCAGGAGAAGCGGATTATTTTTGGTGCGCCGGCAGAGGATTTCGATGGTGCGCGTAATTTCGGCCTCGCGAGCGAGGACGGGATCCAGTTCTGTCGCGACACGGGGGGCCGTCAGGTCGCGCGCGAAAAAATCAAGCGCAGGGGTCTCCGATTTTCCCCCGCCAGACTCCTCTTTCTCCTCTTCGTGATCTTCTTGCCCCAGTTCAGGAATGGGTTTAAGAGCCGTCTCTCGCGAGGGGATGGCATCACGCAGCATTTCCTCCATCTCTGGAAATCGGGACGCGCTCTTTAAAACTTGAATAACTTGCTCCTGCAAGGTGGACGTGAGAACGCCTTCGCTTGTGAAAAATGAGGCGACATCGGGGTCCTGCACTTCGAGCATGGCACCGAGAAGGTGCTCTGTCCCCACGTACGGGTGCCCGTAGGTGTGGGCGATCCATACGGCCTTTTCCAGCATGCGGCGTGATGTTTCCGCGAGCGGCGGGGTAGGGTTGATCGAATCATGCGCGCGCATGCCTTGCGCTACAAAGGAACGAAGGCCAGATACGTGTACATGCTGGCGCCGCAGGACTTCGGCTCCCACGCATCCCTTTTGCGTGCCAAGTGCCCACAGCAACATGGCGGGTGTTACGGCCGGTTGTTTTTCTTCCACAGCAAAAACAAGCGCTCGCGTGAGAACATTTTTTAAGTGAGTGGTGAAACGATCAACGATGTCGCGGGGCATAGGGGGAGTTGCCGAGTTGCAAAGTGGGAGAGTGCAGAGTAACTAGGCGCTTGCACCGAGAGAACGCAGCCGCCGGATACGGTCCTCAATGGGCGGATGCGTGGAGAACAACGTTTCAAACTTTCGGTGCGTAATGTGCGGGTCGAAGGGATTCGCAATGTAGAGGTGCGCCGTGGCGTGATTAGCTCGCGCAAGCGGCTGGTCGAGCGTGGCAATTTTTTCGAGCGCCCGCGCCAATCCTTCTGGATACCGCGTGGTCATCGCGGCTGTCGCGTCTGCCAAATACTCGCGTTCTCGCGAGACGGCGAGTTTGATGAGTTCGGCGATAAAGGGAGAGAGAATGGCAAGGACAAGGCCCACGATGAGCAAAGGCCCGGCATTCCGGTTGTCACGGTCGCGCCCCCACAAGAAACTCCGTGTGAGCATGTCCGACAGCAGAATGATAGAGCCCACCAGGACGACGACGAGTGTCATGAAGCGCACGTCCGCATTCTTGATGTGTCCGAGTTCGTGCGCCAGCACTCCTTCAAGTTCGACCTTCTCGAGAGTGTCGAGGAGTCCTTGTGTCACGGCGATCACTGCATGTTTCGGATCGCGTCCGGCGGCAAAAGCATTGGGCGCTCTGTCGCTGATGAGGTACACGGATGGCGTGGGGAGGCCCTCGCTGATCGCCAGATTTTCCACGAGCCGATAGAGTTCCGGGTGATCGCGCCGCTCAACTTTTTTGGCCCCCGCGACAGCCAGCGCCACCTTGTCTCCGGCAAAATATCCTATAAGCGTGGTGAGGAGAGCAATGGCCCCAGCAATCACGAGCCCGTTCGTGGGGTTACCAAGCCATACGCCCAACGCCCATCCTAGAGCGAGCAAGAGGAGGACAAAGGCAAAGACGAGAAGCGCGCTTTTGCGCTTGTTTTGGGCGAGGGCGTTATACATGTTAGAAGCTCACTTTTGGCGGGTTCACGAGCTCGTCGGGAGCGTCGAAGAACTCGGAAGCGGTAAAGCCGAACCTTCCGGCCACGAGATTGTTTGGAAAGACCTGGATCCGCGTGTTGTAATCACGCACTTGGCCGTTGTAGAAACGGCGCGCTGCCTGGATTTTGTCTTCGGCGTCGGTGAGGTCGCGCTGAAGATCCAGAAAGTTTTGCGAGGCTTGAAGCGTGGGATAGTTTTCGGAAACGGCGAAGAGAGACTTGAGTGTTTGTGAGAGCATGTTTTCAGCGGCGGCCTGGTCGTGCGGCGTCGTGGCGCTCATCGCCTGTGCGCGTGCGTGCGTCACACGGTCGAACACGTCCTTTTCATGCGCCGCATATCCCTGGACTGTCGAAATAAGATTGGGAATCAGGTCGTGTCGGCGCTTCAATTGTACCTCGATGTCTGACCACCCTTCATGGACGCGGTTGCGTGCATGCACCAGGCCGTTAAAGGTGATAACGAGCCATAAAATGGCTAAAACAACAACGGCTAAAATGATGAGAAAAACAGGTGACATAGAAAGAATATTCGTGTATCCTCATCCTACGTCGGCGGGGAGGCCGCGTCAATATGAATGTTCCAAAAACCATCTTTAAATCGTACGATATTCGTGGGCTTGCGCAGGGAGAATTAAGCCAAGAATTAGCGCGCCGTGTTGGCGCGGCCGTCGTGCGTCTCACGGGAGCGAAACGTTTGGTTGTTGGACGCGATATGCGCGAGACAAGTCCCGCGTTTGCAGAAGCTGTTGTTGGGGGAGCAATGGCGGAAGGCGCGCATGTGGTGGATATTGGGCTTTGCTCCACGCCGCTTTTCAATTTTGCCGTGACGCATTATCCCGACCATGACGCAGGCGTGATGGTGACGGCTTCGCACAATCCTGTTGCCTACAACGGATTTAAAATAGTGCGCCATGACGGTACGGTGGTCGGAGGAGGGGATGGAATGGAGGCGGTGGCGGAGTTCGTGCTTTCGGATGCGCCTGTGTCGGATCATGCCGCGGGAAGTGTGACGTCGCTCAACGTGGAAGAAGAGTATCTGCAGGAGATTTTTTCACAATCTGCCCCGCTTCCTGATCTTTCTGGATTTGTTGTTGCGGTAGATGCGGGTAATGGGATGGGGAGTCTCGTTCTGCGACCGCTTTTTGAAAAGCTTGGATGCGCATGGCAAGGACTCTACCTTGATCCAGACGGCCGTTTCCCCAACCACGAGGCGAATCCATTGAAGGAAGAAACCCTTCACGATATACGGAGGCTCATGGAGACCGCGCATGCGCACGTCGGTATTGCGCTCGATGGAGATGGTGACCGCGTAGTCTTTTTGGACGAAACAGGGGCGGTGATCCGCGGAGACCACATTATCGCCATGCTGGCGCCTGATATCTTGCGACGGTACCCGGGCGGGAAAATTTACTACGATCTTCGCTCGACACGTCGCGTGGCAGAAGCGGTGACCTCCGCGGGCGGCGTGCCGGTTATGTCCGAAGTGGGACATGCAAATTTCAAGCGCCACTTGGTGCGCGACGGCGGCGTTTTTGGCGGGGAGTTCTCCTGTCACTTCTTCTTTAAAGAATTTGGTTCTGCGGAAGCGTCGGAGTATATGATTGTTCTTCTCTTGTCTCATCTTGCCCGTTCAGGGAAAAAGCTCTCCGAACTTGTGGCGCCCTTTCGCACGCCGCACAGCGGCGAGATCAATTTTGAGGTTGCCGATAGGGAAGCGGCTCTTGCGCGCGTGGTTGAAAGATACGGGGGGGTAGCGAAACAACGACTGGACATCGACGGCGTCTCGTTCTTTTTTGACGGGTGGTGGTTTAACCTTCGTCCTTCCAACACGGAGCCTCTTGTGCGGCTGACGCTCGAGGCGGATTCGGCGGAGCTCATGGAGCAGAAGAAGGCGGAGATTTCCTCGCTTGTGGCGGTATGATAACGAACATCTATACGGACTATCGCCATCCAGAGGTTCGAGGATGGATGGCGGGGAAAGAACCCCGGGCTTTTGCGGTCGCTGGCGAGGAGTTGGTAGATATTTGGTCTCGTCCCATTCGCCAGATAGAACTAGCAAAGAGCGAAACGCGCAATCGTCTGCGCGCGACGCAAATCACGCGCAAGGATCCTTCCTTGCACATTCTTTCGCCTGACATCGAAGGGTGGGTTCTTGTGCGCTTGCATGAAGGAACGGTGGGGTGGGCGCGCAAAGAAGCCTTGCGTGTTGTGGAAACACCTGAACATCCTCACGAGCCTCTGCTGACCGACGCGGCGTTTT harbors:
- a CDS encoding ATP-dependent Clp protease ATP-binding subunit, which codes for MPRDIVDRFTTHLKNVLTRALVFAVEEKQPAVTPAMLLWALGTQKGCVGAEVLRRQHVHVSGLRSFVAQGMRAHDSINPTPPLAETSRRMLEKAVWIAHTYGHPYVGTEHLLGAMLEVQDPDVASFFTSEGVLTSTLQEQVIQVLKSASRFPEMEEMLRDAIPSRETALKPIPELGQEDHEEEKEESGGGKSETPALDFFARDLTAPRVATELDPVLAREAEITRTIEILCRRTKNNPLLLGEPGVGKTAVVEGLAKRIASGDVPAPLFKKRILLLDLPSIVAGTVYRGEFEGRMKQIIEEAREHPDLILFIDEIHTIIGAGSASGSLDAAHLLKPALARGEIRCIGATTPAEYKKHFETDAALERRFQPVQILEPTASVALTMLEGLMPAYEKYHHVRITPAALSAAIRLSTRYLHDRFLPDKAIDLLDEAAAMLRVRSAQPVPEGRKLREKEEAMAQIIAKKREAIEHERLEEAIQLRTKEQALKKEIENWEGVAPEEPRLFVVDVEEVAEVISRATGIPAQELVAEERERTMQLGPHLRRQIVGQSHATDEVAKAILRAKTGINNHNRPLASFLFVGPSGVGKTETARQLATYLFEDKRSLVVLDMSEFSESFSLSKLIGAPAGYVGYREAAKLTDQVKARPYAVVLFDEIEKAHRDVQNILLQILDQGELHDATGRKINFRNTIIVLTSNIGSARWAGAKLGFGDKQEHLPEMKDVRTDLENLLRPELLNRIDHTLLFRPLETKHLEDIAEQHFAELASRLEERGVAIQIGKAVAPWLALHAMRETGGARALRHIIETEVEPLIADRILQKKPKKLRVSLKGNILVVENARVI
- a CDS encoding M48 family metallopeptidase, whose amino-acid sequence is MYNALAQNKRKSALLVFAFVLLLLALGWALGVWLGNPTNGLVIAGAIALLTTLIGYFAGDKVALAVAGAKKVERRDHPELYRLVENLAISEGLPTPSVYLISDRAPNAFAAGRDPKHAVIAVTQGLLDTLEKVELEGVLAHELGHIKNADVRFMTLVVVLVGSIILLSDMLTRSFLWGRDRDNRNAGPLLIVGLVLAILSPFIAELIKLAVSREREYLADATAAMTTRYPEGLARALEKIATLDQPLARANHATAHLYIANPFDPHITHRKFETLFSTHPPIEDRIRRLRSLGASA
- a CDS encoding LemA family protein, coding for MSPVFLIILAVVVLAILWLVITFNGLVHARNRVHEGWSDIEVQLKRRHDLIPNLISTVQGYAAHEKDVFDRVTHARAQAMSATTPHDQAAAENMLSQTLKSLFAVSENYPTLQASQNFLDLQRDLTDAEDKIQAARRFYNGQVRDYNTRIQVFPNNLVAGRFGFTASEFFDAPDELVNPPKVSF
- a CDS encoding phosphomannomutase/phosphoglucomutase, producing MNVPKTIFKSYDIRGLAQGELSQELARRVGAAVVRLTGAKRLVVGRDMRETSPAFAEAVVGGAMAEGAHVVDIGLCSTPLFNFAVTHYPDHDAGVMVTASHNPVAYNGFKIVRHDGTVVGGGDGMEAVAEFVLSDAPVSDHAAGSVTSLNVEEEYLQEIFSQSAPLPDLSGFVVAVDAGNGMGSLVLRPLFEKLGCAWQGLYLDPDGRFPNHEANPLKEETLHDIRRLMETAHAHVGIALDGDGDRVVFLDETGAVIRGDHIIAMLAPDILRRYPGGKIYYDLRSTRRVAEAVTSAGGVPVMSEVGHANFKRHLVRDGGVFGGEFSCHFFFKEFGSAEASEYMIVLLLSHLARSGKKLSELVAPFRTPHSGEINFEVADREAALARVVERYGGVAKQRLDIDGVSFFFDGWWFNLRPSNTEPLVRLTLEADSAELMEQKKAEISSLVAV